Proteins from a genomic interval of Pan paniscus chromosome Y, NHGRI_mPanPan1-v2.0_pri, whole genome shotgun sequence:
- the DDX3Y gene encoding ATP-dependent RNA helicase DDX3Y isoform X3: protein MGEIIMGNIQLTRYTRPTPVQKHAIPIIKGKRDLMACAQTGSGKTAAFLLPILSQIYTDGPGEALKAVKENGRYGRRKQYPISLVLAPTRELAVQIYEEARKFSYRSRVRPCVVYGGADIGQQIRDLERGCHLLVATPGRLVDMMERGKIGLDFCKYLVLDEADRMLDMGFEPQIRRIVEQDTMPPKGVRHTMMFSATFPKEIQMLARDFLDEYIFLAVGRVGSTSENITQKVVWVEELDKRSFLLDILGAAGTDSLTLVFVETKKGADSLEDFLYHEGYACTSIHGDRSQRDREEALHQFRSGKSPILVATAVAARGLDISNVRHVINFDLPSDIEEYVHRIGRTGRVGNLGLATSFFNEKNINITKDLLDLLVEAKQEVPSWLENMAYEHQYKGGSRGRSKSNRFSGGFGARDYRQSSGSSSSGFGASRGSSSRSGGGVYGNSRGFGGGGYGGFYSSDGYGGNYNSQGVDWWGN from the exons ATGGGAGAAATTATCATGGGGAACATTCAACTTACTCGCTATACTCGTCCTACTCCAGTGCAAAAACATGCCATTCCTATTATTAAGGGAAAAAGAGACTTAATGGCTTGTGCCCAAACAG gATCTGGGAAAACTGCGGCATTTCTTTTACCCATACTGAGTCAGATATATACAGATGGTCCAGGAGAAGCTTTGAAGGCTGTGAAG gaaaatgGAAGGTACGGGCGCCGCAAACAATATCCAATATCCTTGGTTTTAGCCCCAACAAGAGAATTGGCTGTACAGATCTATGAGGAAgccagaaaa TTTTCCTACCGATCTAGAGTTCGTCCTTGTGTAGTTTATGGTGGTGCTGATATTGGTCAGCAGATTCGGGACTTAGAACGTGGATGCCACTTGTTAGTAGCCACTCCAGGACGTCTAGTGGATATGATGGAAAGAGGAAAGATTGGATTAGACTTCTGCAA GTACTTAGTGTTGGATGAAGCTGATAGGATGCTGGATATGGGATTTGAACCTCAGATACGTCGTATAGTTGAACAAGATACTATGCCACCAAAGGGCGTTCGTCACACCATGATGTTTAGTGCTACTTTTCCTAAGGAAATACAG ATGCTTGCTCGTGACTTTTTGGATGAATATATCTTTTTGGCTGTAGGCAGAGTAGGCTCTACCTCTGAGAACATCACACAGAAAGTAGTTTGGGTGGAAGAGTTAGATAAACGGTCATTTCTACTGGACATTTTAGGTGCAGCAG GGACGGATTCACTTACTTTAGTGTTTGTGGAGACCAAAAAGGGAGCAGATTCCCTGGAGGATTTCTTATACCATGAAGGATATGCTTGTACTAGTATTCATGGAGACCGGTCACAGAGAGATCGAGAGGAGGCCCTTCACCAGTTTCGCTCAGGAAAAAGCCCAATTCTAGTGGCTACAgct GTGGCAGCACGAGGACTAGACATTTCAAATGTGAGACATGTTATCAATTTTGATTTGCCAAGTGATATTGAAGAATATGTGCATCGTATTGGCCGTACAGGACGTGTAGGAAACCTGG GCCTTGCCACCTCattctttaatgaaaaaaatatcaatattaCAAAGGATTTGTTGGATCTTCTTGTAGAAGCTAAACAAGAAGTGCCCTCTTGGTTGGAAAATATGGCTTATGAACACCAATACAAGGGTGGCAGTCGTGGACGATCTAAAAG TAATAGATTCAGTGGAGGATTTGGTGCCAGAGACTATCGACAAAGTAGTGGTTCCAGCAGTTCTGGCTTTGGTGCTAGTCGTGGAAGCAGCAGCCGCAGTGGTGGAGGTGTTTACGGCAACAGCAGAGGATTTGGTGGAG GTGGCTATGGAGGCTTCTACAGTAGTGATGGATATGGAGGAAATTATAACTCCCAGGGGGTTGACTGGTGGGGCAACTGA
- the DDX3Y gene encoding ATP-dependent RNA helicase DDX3Y isoform X2, which translates to MEIGRPRKDTTWKLVNLDLNSEKQSGGASTASKGRYIPPHLRNREASKGFHDKDSSGWSCSKDKDAYNSFGSRDSRGKPGYFSECGSGSRGRFGDRGRSDYDGIGNRDRPDFGRFERNGRSRWCDKSDEDDWSKPLPPSERLEQELFSGGNTGINFEKYDDIPVEATGSNCPPHIENFGDIDMGEIIMGNIQLTRYTRPTPVQKHAIPIIKGKRDLMACAQTGSGKTAAFLLPILSQIYTDGPGEALKAVKENGRYGRRKQYPISLVLAPTRELAVQIYEEARKFSYRSRVRPCVVYGGADIGQQIRDLERGCHLLVATPGRLVDMMERGKIGLDFCKYLVLDEADRMLDMGFEPQIRRIVEQDTMPPKGVRHTMMFSATFPKEIQMLARDFLDEYIFLAVGRVGSTSENITQKVVWVEELDKRSFLLDILGAAGTDSLTLVFVETKKGADSLEDFLYHEGYACTSIHGDRSQRDREEALHQFRSGKSPILVATAVAARGLDISNVRHVINFDLPSDIEEYVHRIGRTGRVGNLGLATSFFNEKNINITKDLLDLLVEAKQEVPSWLENMAYEHQYKGGSRGRSKSNRFSGGFGARDYRQSSGSSSSGFGASRGSSSRSGGGVYGNSRGFGGGGYGGFYSSDGYGGNYNSQGVDWWGN; encoded by the exons CTTGTTAATCTGGACCTGAACTCTGAAAAACAGAGTGGAGGAGCAAGTACAGCGAGCA AAGGGCGCTATATACCTCCTCACTTAAGGAACAGAGAAGCATCTAAAG GATTCCATGATAAAGACAGTTCAGGTTGGAGTTGCAGCAAAGATAAGGATGCATATAACAGTTTTGGGTCTCGAGATTCTAGAGGAAAGCCTGGTTATTTCAGTGAATGTGGAAGTGGATCAAGGGGAAG ATTTGGTGATCGTGGACGGAGTGACTATGATGGTATTGGCAATCGTGACAGACCTGACTTTGGCAGATTTGAACGGAATGGACGTAGTCGTTGGTGTGACAAGTCAGATGAAGATGATTGGTCAAAACCACTTCCACCAAGTGAACGCTTGGAGCA AGAACTGTTTTCTGGAGGAAACACGGGGATTAACTTTGAGAAATATGATGATATACCAGTAGAGGCAACCGGCAGTAACTGTCCACCACATATTGAGAAT TTTGGCGATATTGACATGGGAGAAATTATCATGGGGAACATTCAACTTACTCGCTATACTCGTCCTACTCCAGTGCAAAAACATGCCATTCCTATTATTAAGGGAAAAAGAGACTTAATGGCTTGTGCCCAAACAG gATCTGGGAAAACTGCGGCATTTCTTTTACCCATACTGAGTCAGATATATACAGATGGTCCAGGAGAAGCTTTGAAGGCTGTGAAG gaaaatgGAAGGTACGGGCGCCGCAAACAATATCCAATATCCTTGGTTTTAGCCCCAACAAGAGAATTGGCTGTACAGATCTATGAGGAAgccagaaaa TTTTCCTACCGATCTAGAGTTCGTCCTTGTGTAGTTTATGGTGGTGCTGATATTGGTCAGCAGATTCGGGACTTAGAACGTGGATGCCACTTGTTAGTAGCCACTCCAGGACGTCTAGTGGATATGATGGAAAGAGGAAAGATTGGATTAGACTTCTGCAA GTACTTAGTGTTGGATGAAGCTGATAGGATGCTGGATATGGGATTTGAACCTCAGATACGTCGTATAGTTGAACAAGATACTATGCCACCAAAGGGCGTTCGTCACACCATGATGTTTAGTGCTACTTTTCCTAAGGAAATACAG ATGCTTGCTCGTGACTTTTTGGATGAATATATCTTTTTGGCTGTAGGCAGAGTAGGCTCTACCTCTGAGAACATCACACAGAAAGTAGTTTGGGTGGAAGAGTTAGATAAACGGTCATTTCTACTGGACATTTTAGGTGCAGCAG GGACGGATTCACTTACTTTAGTGTTTGTGGAGACCAAAAAGGGAGCAGATTCCCTGGAGGATTTCTTATACCATGAAGGATATGCTTGTACTAGTATTCATGGAGACCGGTCACAGAGAGATCGAGAGGAGGCCCTTCACCAGTTTCGCTCAGGAAAAAGCCCAATTCTAGTGGCTACAgct GTGGCAGCACGAGGACTAGACATTTCAAATGTGAGACATGTTATCAATTTTGATTTGCCAAGTGATATTGAAGAATATGTGCATCGTATTGGCCGTACAGGACGTGTAGGAAACCTGG GCCTTGCCACCTCattctttaatgaaaaaaatatcaatattaCAAAGGATTTGTTGGATCTTCTTGTAGAAGCTAAACAAGAAGTGCCCTCTTGGTTGGAAAATATGGCTTATGAACACCAATACAAGGGTGGCAGTCGTGGACGATCTAAAAG TAATAGATTCAGTGGAGGATTTGGTGCCAGAGACTATCGACAAAGTAGTGGTTCCAGCAGTTCTGGCTTTGGTGCTAGTCGTGGAAGCAGCAGCCGCAGTGGTGGAGGTGTTTACGGCAACAGCAGAGGATTTGGTGGAG GTGGCTATGGAGGCTTCTACAGTAGTGATGGATATGGAGGAAATTATAACTCCCAGGGGGTTGACTGGTGGGGCAACTGA
- the DDX3Y gene encoding ATP-dependent RNA helicase DDX3Y isoform X1, which yields MSHVVVKNDPELDQQLVNLDLNSEKQSGGASTASKGRYIPPHLRNREASKGFHDKDSSGWSCSKDKDAYNSFGSRDSRGKPGYFSECGSGSRGRFGDRGRSDYDGIGNRDRPDFGRFERNGRSRWCDKSDEDDWSKPLPPSERLEQELFSGGNTGINFEKYDDIPVEATGSNCPPHIENFGDIDMGEIIMGNIQLTRYTRPTPVQKHAIPIIKGKRDLMACAQTGSGKTAAFLLPILSQIYTDGPGEALKAVKENGRYGRRKQYPISLVLAPTRELAVQIYEEARKFSYRSRVRPCVVYGGADIGQQIRDLERGCHLLVATPGRLVDMMERGKIGLDFCKYLVLDEADRMLDMGFEPQIRRIVEQDTMPPKGVRHTMMFSATFPKEIQMLARDFLDEYIFLAVGRVGSTSENITQKVVWVEELDKRSFLLDILGAAGTDSLTLVFVETKKGADSLEDFLYHEGYACTSIHGDRSQRDREEALHQFRSGKSPILVATAVAARGLDISNVRHVINFDLPSDIEEYVHRIGRTGRVGNLGLATSFFNEKNINITKDLLDLLVEAKQEVPSWLENMAYEHQYKGGSRGRSKSNRFSGGFGARDYRQSSGSSSSGFGASRGSSSRSGGGVYGNSRGFGGGGYGGFYSSDGYGGNYNSQGVDWWGN from the exons CTTGTTAATCTGGACCTGAACTCTGAAAAACAGAGTGGAGGAGCAAGTACAGCGAGCA AAGGGCGCTATATACCTCCTCACTTAAGGAACAGAGAAGCATCTAAAG GATTCCATGATAAAGACAGTTCAGGTTGGAGTTGCAGCAAAGATAAGGATGCATATAACAGTTTTGGGTCTCGAGATTCTAGAGGAAAGCCTGGTTATTTCAGTGAATGTGGAAGTGGATCAAGGGGAAG ATTTGGTGATCGTGGACGGAGTGACTATGATGGTATTGGCAATCGTGACAGACCTGACTTTGGCAGATTTGAACGGAATGGACGTAGTCGTTGGTGTGACAAGTCAGATGAAGATGATTGGTCAAAACCACTTCCACCAAGTGAACGCTTGGAGCA AGAACTGTTTTCTGGAGGAAACACGGGGATTAACTTTGAGAAATATGATGATATACCAGTAGAGGCAACCGGCAGTAACTGTCCACCACATATTGAGAAT TTTGGCGATATTGACATGGGAGAAATTATCATGGGGAACATTCAACTTACTCGCTATACTCGTCCTACTCCAGTGCAAAAACATGCCATTCCTATTATTAAGGGAAAAAGAGACTTAATGGCTTGTGCCCAAACAG gATCTGGGAAAACTGCGGCATTTCTTTTACCCATACTGAGTCAGATATATACAGATGGTCCAGGAGAAGCTTTGAAGGCTGTGAAG gaaaatgGAAGGTACGGGCGCCGCAAACAATATCCAATATCCTTGGTTTTAGCCCCAACAAGAGAATTGGCTGTACAGATCTATGAGGAAgccagaaaa TTTTCCTACCGATCTAGAGTTCGTCCTTGTGTAGTTTATGGTGGTGCTGATATTGGTCAGCAGATTCGGGACTTAGAACGTGGATGCCACTTGTTAGTAGCCACTCCAGGACGTCTAGTGGATATGATGGAAAGAGGAAAGATTGGATTAGACTTCTGCAA GTACTTAGTGTTGGATGAAGCTGATAGGATGCTGGATATGGGATTTGAACCTCAGATACGTCGTATAGTTGAACAAGATACTATGCCACCAAAGGGCGTTCGTCACACCATGATGTTTAGTGCTACTTTTCCTAAGGAAATACAG ATGCTTGCTCGTGACTTTTTGGATGAATATATCTTTTTGGCTGTAGGCAGAGTAGGCTCTACCTCTGAGAACATCACACAGAAAGTAGTTTGGGTGGAAGAGTTAGATAAACGGTCATTTCTACTGGACATTTTAGGTGCAGCAG GGACGGATTCACTTACTTTAGTGTTTGTGGAGACCAAAAAGGGAGCAGATTCCCTGGAGGATTTCTTATACCATGAAGGATATGCTTGTACTAGTATTCATGGAGACCGGTCACAGAGAGATCGAGAGGAGGCCCTTCACCAGTTTCGCTCAGGAAAAAGCCCAATTCTAGTGGCTACAgct GTGGCAGCACGAGGACTAGACATTTCAAATGTGAGACATGTTATCAATTTTGATTTGCCAAGTGATATTGAAGAATATGTGCATCGTATTGGCCGTACAGGACGTGTAGGAAACCTGG GCCTTGCCACCTCattctttaatgaaaaaaatatcaatattaCAAAGGATTTGTTGGATCTTCTTGTAGAAGCTAAACAAGAAGTGCCCTCTTGGTTGGAAAATATGGCTTATGAACACCAATACAAGGGTGGCAGTCGTGGACGATCTAAAAG TAATAGATTCAGTGGAGGATTTGGTGCCAGAGACTATCGACAAAGTAGTGGTTCCAGCAGTTCTGGCTTTGGTGCTAGTCGTGGAAGCAGCAGCCGCAGTGGTGGAGGTGTTTACGGCAACAGCAGAGGATTTGGTGGAG GTGGCTATGGAGGCTTCTACAGTAGTGATGGATATGGAGGAAATTATAACTCCCAGGGGGTTGACTGGTGGGGCAACTGA